One window of the Methanocaldococcus vulcanius M7 genome contains the following:
- a CDS encoding dihydroneopterin aldolase family protein produces the protein MKLEENPIFKKYFENLSERERAVFEGGITLGALFHQFVGTPVSAKNKDILEKAIEEAMKNQPCVYDIKVEIKGVGEKYVSLDGKMLNVHLKIKINKTIANLKLKYIEDIDYPLMYVESFEEISH, from the coding sequence ATGAAGTTAGAAGAAAATCCAATATTCAAAAAATATTTTGAAAATCTATCTGAAAGAGAGAGGGCTGTCTTTGAAGGAGGAATAACGCTTGGAGCTTTGTTTCATCAATTTGTTGGAACCCCTGTAAGTGCTAAAAATAAGGACATTTTAGAAAAAGCAATAGAGGAAGCAATGAAAAATCAGCCATGTGTATATGATATAAAGGTAGAGATTAAGGGTGTTGGAGAAAAGTATGTTTCGTTAGATGGAAAAATGCTAAATGTTCATTTAAAAATAAAGATAAATAAAACTATTGCTAATTTAAAATTAAAATATATTGAGGATATTGACTATCCACTAATGTATGTTGAGAGTTTTGAGGAAATCTCTCACTAA
- the nadA gene encoding quinolinate synthase: MKIEERIKKLKEEKNAVILAHNYQPKEIQKIADFLGDSLELCIKAKETDADIIVFCGVDFMGESAKILNPEKKVLIPEIEGTQCPMAHQLPPEIIKQYRKLYPEAPLVVYVNTTAETKALADITCTSANADKIVNSLKEDLVLFGPDNNLAYFVKKRTEKKVIAIPEGGGCYVHKKFTLDDLKKLKRKYPNAKVLIHPECNPELQDHADHIASTSGILKIVLNSEDEEFIIGTEVGMINRLEIELEKIGKKKKLIPLRKDAICNEMKKITLEKLEKCLLEEKYEIKLDKEVIKKAKIAIEKMLEVK; encoded by the coding sequence ATGAAGATTGAAGAAAGAATAAAAAAATTAAAAGAAGAAAAAAATGCAGTAATATTGGCCCACAACTACCAACCAAAAGAGATCCAAAAAATAGCTGATTTTTTAGGGGATTCACTTGAACTTTGCATTAAAGCAAAAGAAACAGATGCAGATATTATCGTTTTTTGTGGCGTCGATTTTATGGGAGAGTCGGCAAAAATACTAAATCCTGAAAAAAAGGTTTTAATCCCAGAAATTGAAGGAACCCAGTGTCCAATGGCTCATCAACTACCTCCTGAAATTATAAAACAATATAGGAAACTTTATCCAGAAGCTCCACTGGTTGTTTATGTAAATACAACCGCAGAAACAAAAGCACTGGCAGATATAACATGCACCTCCGCAAATGCAGATAAGATCGTAAACTCTCTAAAAGAAGATTTAGTTCTCTTTGGGCCAGACAATAACTTAGCTTATTTTGTAAAAAAAAGAACTGAAAAAAAGGTTATTGCCATCCCAGAAGGAGGAGGATGCTATGTTCATAAAAAATTTACGTTAGACGATTTAAAAAAACTAAAAAGAAAATACCCAAACGCAAAAGTGCTGATTCATCCAGAATGTAATCCTGAATTACAAGATCATGCCGATCATATTGCAAGCACAAGCGGAATATTAAAAATCGTTTTAAATTCAGAGGATGAGGAATTTATAATTGGAACGGAAGTTGGAATGATAAATCGTCTTGAGATTGAACTCGAAAAGATTGGAAAAAAGAAAAAATTAATTCCATTAAGAAAAGATGCCATATGTAATGAAATGAAAAAAATAACTTTGGAGAAGTTAGAGAAATGCCTATTGGAAGAAAAATACGAGATTAAATTAGATAAAGAAGTTATTAAAAAAGCAAAAATTGCTATTGAAAAAATGCTTGAAGTAAAATGA
- a CDS encoding carbohydrate kinase family protein — protein sequence MKKIACVGHTALDYIFNIEKFPEVNTSIQIPSARKYYGGAAANTAVGIKKLGVDSELLSCVGYDFKNSGYERYLKNLDINISKLYYSEEEETPKAWIFTDKNNDQITFFLWGAAKHYKELNPPNFNTEIVHIATGDPEFNARCAENSYGNNLVSFDPGQDLPQYSRNLLKDVIENTNFLFMNQHEFERASNLLKFDIRDYLDRVDVLVITRGCEGSIIYTKDKKIEIPCIKVENPADPTGAGDSYRAGFLTAYVKGYDLEKCGLIGSATASYVVEAKGCQTNLPTWSKVIERLERAGYKI from the coding sequence ATGAAAAAAATTGCATGTGTAGGGCACACTGCCCTTGATTATATATTCAATATAGAAAAGTTTCCAGAAGTAAATACTTCGATTCAAATACCATCTGCAAGGAAATACTACGGTGGAGCTGCTGCAAATACTGCGGTTGGTATAAAAAAACTTGGAGTTGATTCTGAACTCCTCTCCTGTGTTGGCTATGATTTTAAGAACAGCGGTTATGAGAGGTATCTAAAAAATTTAGATATAAATATCTCAAAACTTTACTATTCGGAAGAAGAAGAAACACCAAAGGCGTGGATCTTTACAGATAAAAATAACGATCAGATAACTTTCTTTTTATGGGGTGCGGCAAAGCACTACAAAGAGTTAAATCCTCCAAATTTTAATACTGAAATAGTTCACATAGCTACTGGAGATCCAGAGTTTAATGCAAGATGTGCAGAAAATTCCTATGGGAATAATCTTGTTTCGTTTGATCCTGGGCAAGATCTTCCCCAATATTCAAGAAATTTATTGAAAGACGTTATAGAAAATACAAACTTTTTATTTATGAATCAGCATGAATTTGAAAGGGCTTCAAACCTTTTAAAATTTGATATTAGGGATTATTTAGATAGGGTAGATGTTTTGGTAATAACAAGAGGATGTGAAGGAAGTATTATTTATACAAAAGATAAAAAAATTGAAATTCCTTGTATCAAAGTTGAAAATCCAGCAGATCCAACGGGAGCAGGAGATAGTTATAGGGCAGGGTTCTTAACTGCCTATGTAAAAGGTTACGATTTAGAAAAATGTGGATTAATTGGTTCTGCTACTGCTTCTTATGTAGTTGAAGCGAAAGGTTGTCAAACAAATCTTCCAACGTGGAGCAAAGTTATTGAACGATTAGAAAGAGCAGGATATAAGATATAA
- a CDS encoding DUF2111 domain-containing protein — MIVLSENSEAKDLIPIAKSVHFLVNKLPVAMRSKNKPGVRLEKGEVVDTNYDGYVLKIAIETGDIVKATPIVGPYAGLPVIVTPIKEDDKVIGAIGVVDITAGIFEDILAIARRPELYKFLPDDVFPR, encoded by the coding sequence ATGATAGTCCTATCTGAGAATTCCGAAGCAAAGGATCTGATTCCAATAGCAAAATCAGTCCATTTTTTAGTTAACAAGCTTCCTGTTGCTATGAGAAGTAAAAACAAGCCAGGAGTAAGGTTGGAAAAAGGAGAAGTTGTTGATACGAATTATGATGGATACGTATTAAAAATAGCAATAGAAACAGGAGATATAGTTAAAGCCACTCCAATTGTTGGGCCATATGCTGGCCTTCCTGTTATCGTAACTCCAATAAAAGAAGATGACAAAGTTATTGGAGCGATAGGGGTTGTAGATATTACTGCTGGAATATTTGAGGATATACTGGCAATAGCAAGGAGACCTGAGCTGTATAAGTTCTTACCTGACGATGTATTTCCAAGATAA
- a CDS encoding methanogenesis marker 5 protein, which translates to MKKIFIYPPNSLILTDLVERFGHKPLNLNIVIGKLVRTPEIDSPPMNITDEEPKKGLKYAAVEVPSGVRGRMALIGPLIDEAEAAIIMDEAPLAFGCIGCQRTNELTLYLVKRKNIPTLKVKYPSNEEEAELLVNKIANFLKSLEEGNQ; encoded by the coding sequence GTGAAGAAGATATTTATCTACCCTCCAAACAGTTTAATTTTAACGGATTTAGTCGAGAGATTTGGCCATAAGCCCTTAAACTTAAATATTGTTATTGGAAAGCTTGTTAGAACTCCAGAAATTGACAGTCCGCCAATGAACATAACTGATGAGGAGCCAAAAAAAGGTTTGAAATATGCTGCTGTTGAAGTTCCTTCAGGTGTTAGGGGAAGAATGGCATTAATAGGGCCCTTAATTGATGAAGCAGAGGCAGCAATAATAATGGATGAAGCCCCGCTTGCCTTTGGATGTATTGGTTGCCAAAGAACAAATGAATTAACATTATATTTAGTAAAAAGGAAAAATATTCCTACTTTGAAAGTAAAATATCCCTCTAATGAAGAAGAAGCAGAGCTTTTAGTAAATAAAATAGCAAACTTCTTAAAAAGCTTAGAAGAAGGAAATCAATAA
- a CDS encoding DNA topoisomerase IV subunit A produces the protein MVKIPTLSKKPREIARQKIIDLAKKMYNDLMKGKRPKITMPIRSLSNAMFDREKGSFTLVGKEKARTLTVNQAKIFAQTTKMMEFAKQLLETDDFSTLREAYYVSKNWGEARFDEQQASNNVIEDLEAALGVLREHLGFIPEEDGSSVVGPLKIIEETPEGELVVDCSKLGTGAYNIPNDITKLNLETNADFILAIETSGMFARLNAERFWDKHNCILVSLKGVPARATRRFIKRLHEEYDIPVLVFTDGDPYGYLNIYRTLKVGSGKAIHLADKLSIPSARLIGVTPQDIVDYDLPTHPLKEQDIKRIKDGLKNDDFVRSFPEWQKALKQMLDMGVRAEQQSLAKYGLKYVVNTYLPEKIKDESTWLP, from the coding sequence ATGGTTAAGATTCCTACGCTATCAAAAAAGCCGAGAGAAATTGCGAGACAGAAAATTATCGATTTGGCTAAAAAGATGTATAATGATTTAATGAAAGGAAAAAGACCGAAAATAACGATGCCAATTAGAAGTTTATCCAATGCAATGTTTGATAGAGAAAAGGGTTCATTTACACTGGTTGGTAAAGAAAAAGCAAGAACTCTAACTGTAAATCAGGCAAAGATTTTTGCTCAAACCACTAAAATGATGGAATTTGCAAAACAGTTATTAGAAACAGATGATTTCTCAACATTAAGGGAAGCATATTATGTCTCAAAAAACTGGGGAGAAGCGAGATTTGACGAACAGCAGGCATCAAACAACGTTATTGAGGACTTGGAAGCAGCACTCGGAGTTTTGAGAGAACATTTAGGGTTTATTCCAGAGGAGGATGGTTCCTCAGTAGTAGGGCCATTAAAAATAATAGAGGAAACACCGGAAGGAGAACTCGTCGTTGATTGTTCTAAATTAGGAACTGGAGCATATAACATTCCAAACGACATAACAAAACTTAATCTTGAAACAAATGCTGATTTTATACTGGCAATAGAAACATCAGGTATGTTTGCAAGGTTAAATGCAGAGAGATTTTGGGATAAACATAACTGTATATTGGTATCTTTAAAAGGAGTTCCTGCAAGAGCTACAAGGAGGTTTATAAAAAGATTACATGAGGAGTATGATATTCCTGTTTTGGTTTTTACGGATGGAGACCCTTACGGGTATCTGAACATTTATAGAACATTGAAGGTCGGAAGTGGAAAAGCAATACATCTGGCTGATAAACTTTCCATTCCCTCTGCGAGGTTGATTGGGGTAACTCCTCAAGATATAGTCGATTACGATCTACCAACACATCCACTAAAAGAACAGGATATTAAGAGAATAAAAGATGGGTTAAAAAATGATGATTTCGTTAGAAGTTTCCCTGAGTGGCAGAAGGCATTAAAACAGATGTTAGATATGGGTGTCAGGGCAGAACAGCAGTCATTAGCAAAGTATGGGTTAAAGTATGTAGTTAATACCTATCTTCCAGAAAAAATAAAAGACGAAAGCACATGGCTACCTTAA
- the ftsZ gene encoding cell division protein FtsZ, which produces MKFLKSVLEEGKNLDEFDELDLTPEDKELLEYLQQTKAKITVVGCGGAGNNTITRLKMEGIEGAKTVAINTDAQQLIRTKADKKILIGKKLTRGLGAGGNPKIGEEAAKESAEEIKAAVQDSDMVFITCGLGGGTGTGSSPVVAEISKKVGALTVAVVTLPFVMEGKVRMRNAMEGLERLKQHTDTLVVIPNEKLFEIVPNMPLKLAFKVADEVLINAVKGLVELITKDGLINVDFADVKAVMSNGGLAMIGIGESDSEKRAKEAVNMALNSPLLDVDIDGATGALIHVMGPEDLTLEEAREVVATVSSRLDPNATIIWGATIDENLENTVRVLLVITGVQSRVEFGETGLKRKKLELTGIPKI; this is translated from the coding sequence GTGAAGTTTTTAAAAAGTGTATTAGAGGAAGGAAAGAACCTTGACGAGTTTGATGAGTTGGATTTAACTCCTGAAGATAAAGAGTTGTTAGAATATCTCCAACAAACAAAGGCAAAAATCACTGTTGTTGGATGCGGTGGAGCAGGAAACAACACGATAACAAGGTTAAAAATGGAAGGGATAGAAGGGGCTAAAACCGTTGCCATCAATACAGATGCTCAACAACTAATCAGGACAAAAGCAGATAAAAAGATCTTAATCGGAAAAAAATTAACCAGAGGTTTGGGAGCTGGAGGTAATCCAAAAATTGGAGAAGAAGCAGCAAAAGAAAGTGCGGAAGAGATTAAAGCTGCGGTTCAAGATTCGGACATGGTATTTATTACATGCGGTTTAGGAGGAGGAACAGGGACAGGATCATCTCCAGTAGTGGCTGAGATCTCTAAGAAGGTAGGGGCTTTGACAGTTGCAGTAGTCACCCTCCCCTTTGTAATGGAAGGAAAAGTTAGAATGAGAAATGCAATGGAGGGTTTGGAGAGGTTAAAACAACATACCGACACATTAGTAGTAATTCCAAACGAGAAATTATTTGAAATCGTTCCAAACATGCCTTTAAAACTTGCATTCAAAGTGGCTGATGAAGTTTTAATTAATGCAGTTAAAGGATTAGTTGAGCTTATCACAAAAGATGGACTAATAAATGTTGATTTTGCTGATGTTAAGGCAGTTATGAGCAATGGCGGTTTAGCGATGATTGGAATTGGAGAGAGCGATAGTGAGAAAAGAGCAAAAGAAGCTGTAAATATGGCATTAAACTCACCTTTGCTTGATGTAGATATAGATGGAGCTACTGGAGCGTTAATCCACGTTATGGGTCCAGAAGATCTTACCTTAGAGGAAGCAAGAGAAGTTGTGGCAACAGTATCTTCAAGATTGGATCCAAATGCTACAATCATCTGGGGAGCTACAATAGATGAGAACTTAGAAAATACTGTAAGAGTTTTACTTGTAATCACAGGAGTTCAGTCAAGAGTTGAATTCGGAGAAACGGGACTTAAAAGGAAAAAATTAGAATTAACAGGAATTCCAAAAATTTAA
- a CDS encoding protein translocase SEC61 complex subunit gamma, with amino-acid sequence MRDLNKKIEELKEFLEECKRVWLVLKKPTRDEFLAVAKVTAMGISLLGILGYIIHVPATYIKGILKAKP; translated from the coding sequence ATGAGAGATCTAAACAAAAAAATTGAAGAACTCAAAGAGTTCTTAGAAGAATGTAAAAGGGTCTGGTTAGTTTTGAAAAAACCTACAAGAGATGAGTTTTTAGCGGTTGCAAAAGTAACTGCAATGGGAATTTCCTTGCTTGGAATATTGGGTTATATAATCCACGTTCCAGCCACATACATAAAAGGCATTTTAAAAGCAAAGCCATAA
- the cfbE gene encoding coenzyme F430 synthase, protein MLIVDVNHGGLILAEEYLKLGYDVEIFDIYKKLKKSAEALAKYKKLKETYGDKIKVIFTTPNFDKYNKIIAPIHCPIDCDFLPFNDAVSFLIEKKYGKLYRKIINITGVKGKTTTTSLIAHILKDQYNIFLHNSNSGSISPPAVLAVLNKLNNISHIDDYDYFIFETSLGLVKCKFGAITNILENYKIAGGRRSALIAKFGSLKNADYCFVNKKDVEKYHLTNLNFKKDISILDIEKSEIIQKYPLKFKYNGINFEFNEKVFGNHFVENTIFSFEICKFLVDVDHILDRLKSFNLKNRMEIKKVEDKVIVKNVNPGLDIKAIKYAIKDFLEVFNGDIYIGGDFGIVCEEIDVKKLADVLKQFNCKYYLVGDIGKELRKYIDGEIVDEIKEHDFNKGVLLILRKKLS, encoded by the coding sequence ATGTTAATAGTTGATGTAAATCATGGGGGCTTGATTCTTGCAGAGGAGTATCTAAAACTTGGATATGATGTAGAGATCTTTGACATATACAAAAAATTGAAAAAATCAGCAGAGGCACTGGCAAAATATAAAAAACTAAAAGAGACGTATGGAGATAAGATAAAAGTAATCTTTACTACTCCAAATTTCGATAAATATAATAAAATAATTGCTCCAATTCATTGTCCAATAGATTGCGATTTTTTACCATTTAACGATGCAGTATCTTTCCTAATCGAAAAAAAATATGGAAAGTTGTATAGAAAAATAATAAACATAACAGGAGTAAAAGGAAAAACCACAACAACATCGTTAATAGCCCATATTTTAAAAGATCAATACAACATTTTTCTCCATAACTCTAACTCTGGCTCTATCTCTCCTCCCGCAGTGTTGGCTGTGCTAAATAAATTGAATAATATATCTCACATTGATGATTATGATTATTTTATTTTTGAAACATCATTAGGCCTTGTTAAGTGCAAATTTGGAGCCATAACCAATATTTTAGAAAACTACAAAATCGCAGGGGGAAGAAGATCTGCGTTAATTGCAAAATTTGGAAGTTTAAAAAATGCCGATTATTGTTTTGTAAATAAAAAAGATGTAGAAAAATATCATCTAACCAATTTAAATTTTAAAAAAGACATCTCAATTTTGGACATTGAAAAATCAGAAATTATACAGAAGTATCCTTTAAAATTTAAATATAATGGCATAAACTTTGAGTTTAATGAAAAAGTATTTGGAAATCATTTTGTAGAGAATACCATATTTTCATTTGAGATCTGTAAGTTTTTAGTCGATGTTGACCATATTTTGGATAGGTTAAAATCGTTTAATCTAAAAAATCGTATGGAGATTAAAAAAGTTGAAGATAAAGTTATTGTTAAAAATGTAAACCCTGGATTAGATATAAAAGCGATAAAATACGCGATTAAAGATTTTTTAGAGGTTTTCAATGGAGACATTTATATAGGTGGGGACTTTGGAATTGTCTGCGAAGAGATAGATGTTAAAAAACTTGCAGATGTATTAAAACAGTTTAATTGTAAATATTACCTTGTGGGGGATATTGGAAAAGAGTTAAGAAAGTATATTGATGGAGAGATTGTAGATGAAATTAAAGAGCATGACTTCAATAAAGGCGTGTTATTGATCCTTAGAAAAAAACTATCGTAA
- the pstS gene encoding phosphate ABC transporter substrate-binding protein PstS, whose amino-acid sequence MKKILAIALGLCLIIPIISLAGCVSSEKSSSSTIIIRTTGATFPKYQIQKWIEDYQKTHPNVRIEYEGGGSGYGQEVFAKGLTDIGRTDPPVKEDMWKKFLSTGDQPLQFPEIVGAVVITYNIPEIGNKTLKLSRDVLADIFLGKITYWDDERIKKINPEIADKLPHKKIIVVHRSDASGTTAIFTTYLSLISKDWAEKVGAGKTVNWPVDNMGRGVAGKGNPGVVAIVKSTPYTIAYTELSYAIEDNLPVAALENKNGNFVKPTDSTIKAAVSAVKANIPSPTEGYKEDLKQMLDAPGDNAYPIVAFTHLLVWENKEMKNGKHHYTPEKAKAIKDFLTWVLTEGQKPEHLAPGYVGLPQDVAKIGLNAVNMIKEQ is encoded by the coding sequence GTGAAAAAAATATTGGCAATAGCACTGGGGTTGTGCTTAATAATCCCAATAATCTCACTTGCAGGATGTGTCAGCAGTGAAAAATCTTCCTCATCAACAATAATAATCAGAACTACTGGGGCTACATTTCCAAAATATCAAATCCAAAAATGGATCGAGGACTATCAGAAAACTCACCCAAATGTAAGGATTGAATATGAAGGCGGAGGTAGTGGATACGGACAAGAGGTATTTGCAAAAGGTTTAACAGATATTGGAAGAACAGACCCTCCTGTTAAGGAAGATATGTGGAAGAAATTCTTATCAACTGGAGATCAGCCATTGCAATTCCCTGAAATTGTTGGAGCAGTTGTTATAACCTACAACATCCCAGAAATAGGAAATAAAACCCTAAAATTAAGTAGAGATGTTTTAGCAGATATATTCTTAGGAAAGATCACATACTGGGACGATGAAAGAATTAAAAAAATAAACCCAGAAATTGCTGATAAACTTCCACATAAAAAGATTATCGTTGTTCATAGAAGTGATGCAAGTGGAACAACTGCTATATTTACAACATATTTAAGCTTAATTAGTAAGGACTGGGCTGAAAAGGTTGGAGCTGGAAAAACTGTTAATTGGCCAGTTGATAATATGGGAAGAGGAGTTGCTGGAAAAGGGAACCCAGGAGTTGTGGCAATAGTTAAATCAACACCTTACACAATCGCTTACACTGAACTTTCATACGCTATTGAAGATAATCTTCCAGTTGCAGCACTTGAAAATAAAAATGGAAACTTCGTTAAACCAACAGATAGTACAATAAAAGCAGCTGTTTCAGCAGTTAAAGCAAACATTCCAAGTCCAACAGAGGGATACAAAGAGGACTTAAAACAGATGTTAGATGCTCCAGGAGATAACGCTTACCCAATAGTTGCATTCACACACCTACTTGTCTGGGAAAACAAAGAAATGAAAAATGGCAAGCACCACTATACACCAGAGAAGGCAAAGGCAATAAAAGATTTCTTAACCTGGGTTTTAACAGAAGGGCAGAAGCCAGAGCATTTAGCTCCCGGCTATGTAGGATTACCTCAAGATGTTGCTAAAATAGGATTAAATGCTGTAAATATGATAAAAGAGCAATAA
- the pstC gene encoding phosphate ABC transporter permease subunit PstC, translating to MKILKKLDKFKLTTLPAIFIVFVLFVLMLGFYFINALPAIEKYGINLFITNIWQAAEDPAKEVYGLAAPIWGSIYTATIAILIALPLSLCYAIFVNDYAPKKLKHPLIIISDIMAGLPTIIYGIWGAFILVPLLRDYIMKFLYNHLSFIPLFNYPPLSGYCYLSAGILLGIMVTPFAAAIIREAYAMIPSVYKEGLVALGATRYETTKVLIKYIKPAIISGLILAFGRALGETVAVSLVIGNSFNLTYKLFAPGYTISSLIANQFGNAILYKYMTSVLYSAGLVLFIIGLVVNILGLYYLKRWREYVSH from the coding sequence ATGAAGATCTTAAAAAAATTAGATAAATTTAAACTAACAACATTACCAGCAATATTTATCGTGTTTGTATTATTTGTGCTTATGTTAGGATTTTATTTTATCAATGCTCTTCCAGCCATTGAGAAGTATGGTATAAATTTATTTATAACAAATATCTGGCAAGCAGCAGAGGATCCTGCAAAAGAGGTTTATGGATTAGCAGCCCCAATATGGGGAAGCATATATACTGCAACAATCGCTATTCTTATAGCTCTACCCTTATCTCTATGTTATGCAATATTTGTTAATGACTACGCTCCTAAAAAATTAAAACATCCTTTGATTATAATATCTGATATTATGGCAGGTCTTCCAACAATAATTTACGGAATCTGGGGAGCGTTTATATTAGTTCCTTTACTCAGGGACTATATTATGAAATTTTTATACAATCATCTTTCATTTATTCCATTATTTAATTATCCTCCACTTTCGGGCTACTGTTATCTATCCGCAGGAATTTTGCTTGGAATAATGGTTACTCCATTTGCAGCAGCCATTATAAGAGAGGCATATGCAATGATCCCATCTGTTTATAAAGAGGGTTTAGTTGCGTTAGGAGCAACGAGATATGAGACAACAAAGGTTTTAATAAAATATATAAAACCAGCCATTATCTCTGGGCTTATATTAGCTTTTGGTAGGGCTTTGGGAGAGACAGTTGCTGTTTCGTTGGTAATAGGAAACTCCTTTAACTTAACATACAAACTCTTTGCTCCAGGATATACAATATCATCATTAATAGCGAATCAGTTTGGAAATGCAATCCTCTATAAGTACATGACATCTGTTCTCTACTCCGCCGGTTTAGTTCTATTCATAATCGGTTTAGTAGTAAATATCTTAGGCCTGTATTACTTGAAGAGGTGGAGAGAATATGTCTCACATTAA
- the pstA gene encoding phosphate ABC transporter permease PstA, with protein sequence MSHIKHKTIRMIKDKIFLIVVGTLTLLAILPLFHIIISIFEKGLPIVMERGLTFITGTLSEGGIGPAIVGTLMLTFMATLIGLPLAFLAGAYAYEFPDSFIGRGTKMLLQIMLEFPTILVGTFIMGLLVIPMGSFSALAGALSLALILTPYVAVYTEEAMAEVPRIYKEGGYALGCTRAQVIFKVITKMAKKGILTGILIGMAKVAGETAPLLFTAGGLYEVYPTDPLQPIGAIPLLIYTLVQSPSPQDHQMAWGAALIMLLIFLSIFVPIRYALKDDIKL encoded by the coding sequence ATGTCTCACATTAAACACAAAACTATTAGAATGATTAAAGATAAGATTTTTTTAATTGTAGTTGGAACTTTGACTTTACTTGCAATTCTTCCTCTATTTCATATAATCATATCAATCTTTGAAAAAGGATTACCAATAGTTATGGAGAGAGGATTAACCTTTATAACTGGAACACTTAGTGAAGGAGGAATAGGGCCTGCAATAGTTGGGACTTTAATGTTAACTTTTATGGCAACTTTAATCGGTCTTCCACTTGCCTTCTTAGCAGGAGCTTATGCATATGAATTTCCAGATAGTTTTATTGGAAGAGGAACTAAGATGCTATTACAAATAATGTTAGAGTTTCCGACGATCTTGGTAGGGACTTTTATTATGGGGCTATTAGTTATTCCAATGGGAAGCTTTTCTGCCTTAGCAGGAGCGTTATCTTTGGCTTTAATATTAACCCCTTATGTTGCTGTCTATACAGAAGAGGCAATGGCAGAGGTTCCAAGGATCTATAAAGAAGGTGGATATGCGTTAGGATGCACAAGAGCCCAAGTTATATTTAAAGTCATTACAAAGATGGCTAAAAAAGGAATTTTGACAGGAATTTTAATAGGAATGGCAAAGGTTGCAGGAGAAACAGCCCCTCTACTATTTACCGCTGGAGGACTATACGAGGTCTATCCAACAGATCCCCTACAACCTATTGGGGCAATTCCCCTCCTCATCTACACCTTAGTCCAAAGTCCATCTCCACAAGATCATCAAATGGCGTGGGGAGCGGCTTTAATCATGCTTCTAATATTCTTATCAATATTTGTCCCAATAAGATATGCCTTAAAAGATGATATTAAATTGTAG
- the pstB gene encoding phosphate ABC transporter ATP-binding protein PstB: protein MASVKMETKNLNLWYGEKQALFDINLPIYEKKITALIGPSGCGKSTFLRCLNRLNDLIANVRIEGEVLLDGKNIYDKDVDVYELRKRVGMVFQKPNPFAMSIYDNVAFGPRIHGIKDKKELDKIVEWALKKAALWDEVKDELHKNALSLSGGQQQRLCIARAIAVKPEVLLMDEPTSALDPISTLKIEELMVELAKDYTIVVVTHNMQQASRVSDYTAFFLMGKLIEFGETEQIFLNPQKKETDDYISGRFG from the coding sequence ATGGCCAGTGTAAAAATGGAAACAAAAAATCTAAATTTGTGGTACGGGGAAAAGCAGGCATTATTTGATATAAATCTTCCAATATATGAGAAAAAAATAACCGCCCTAATAGGACCAAGTGGATGCGGTAAATCAACATTCTTAAGATGCTTAAATCGTCTAAATGATTTAATAGCAAATGTTAGAATAGAAGGAGAGGTTTTATTGGATGGAAAAAATATCTATGATAAAGATGTCGATGTTTATGAGTTGAGAAAGAGGGTTGGAATGGTGTTTCAAAAGCCCAACCCTTTTGCTATGAGTATATATGATAATGTTGCATTTGGCCCAAGAATCCACGGAATTAAGGATAAAAAAGAATTGGATAAGATTGTTGAGTGGGCATTAAAAAAAGCTGCATTGTGGGATGAGGTTAAAGATGAATTGCATAAAAACGCTTTATCTCTCTCTGGGGGGCAGCAGCAGAGATTATGTATCGCGAGAGCGATAGCAGTTAAGCCAGAGGTTTTATTGATGGATGAACCAACTTCTGCATTAGATCCTATATCTACCTTAAAAATAGAAGAGTTAATGGTTGAGTTAGCCAAGGATTATACGATCGTTGTTGTTACCCACAACATGCAACAGGCAAGTAGGGTTTCTGATTACACTGCCTTTTTCTTAATGGGGAAATTAATTGAGTTTGGAGAGACGGAGCAGATATTCCTAAATCCACAGAAGAAGGAGACAGATGATTACATCAGTGGTAGGTTTGGTTAA